A section of the Oryza sativa Japonica Group chromosome 1, ASM3414082v1 genome encodes:
- the LOC4326386 gene encoding uncharacterized protein — protein sequence MAATTTGRVVALGAVAVVVALTFLAGGADADCYDFCFKDCMARENNMVDYCSYACDKTCQPDKPTLYSSSSSSRLAGDMECQLSCALGSCHRLLPDGKGAVEACFGQCYDGCKTTAAARLPRPLRAGHYVLSSPPDDVDHDPDHRYVFSSPHDDVDHDPDQVFASPPDDIDRHVFAAPPDVLAALPGEPDHA from the exons ATGGCGGCTACTACGACGGGACGAGTTGTTGCACTCGGCGCGGTGGCCGTGGTGGTGGCGCTGACattcctcgccggcggcgcggacgccGACTGCTACGACTTCTGCTTCAAGGACTGCATGGCCAGGGAGAACAACATGGTCGACTACTGCAGCTACGCCTGCGACAAGACGTGCCAGCCGGACAAGCCCACGCtgtactcgtcgtcgtcgtcgtcccgcctcgccggcgacatGGAGTGCCAACTCTCCTGCGCCTTGGGCTCCTGCCACCGCCTCCTTCCGG ACGGCAAGGGCGCCGTGGAGGCCTGCTTCGGGCAGTGCTACGACGGCTGCAagaccacggcggcggccagaCTGCCGAGGcctctccgcgccggccactaCGTGCTCTCTAGTCCCCCTGATGACGTAGACCATGATCCGGACCACCGCTACGTGTTCTCTAGCCCCCATGATGACGTAGACCATGATCCGGACCAAGTGTTCGCTAGTCCACCTGACGACATAGACCGCCATGTattcgctgctcctcctgatgTTCTCGCTGCTCTTCCTGGTGAGCCGGACCACGCCTGA
- the LOC107280898 gene encoding LOW QUALITY PROTEIN: transcription factor TCP20 (The sequence of the model RefSeq protein was modified relative to this genomic sequence to represent the inferred CDS: inserted 3 bases in 2 codons; deleted 2 bases in 1 codon; substituted 1 base at 1 genomic stop codon) produces MRGHAARERIRYQQQQMQVVAAASGGGRRMXGLGPKRSSNKDRHTKVDGQGQRIRMPALCAARIFQLTRELGHKSDGETVQWLLQQAEPAIVTAMGTGXSALTSVAPSLPSPNCALSRLHHHHHHMWAAAAAFAGXHIGFATMFAAHVAAAMPGLELGHSQDGHIGVLFARSLSQFYHQVGGASATGQLPHPHHHHQHHQQQQEDGEDDRDDGESDEESGQ; encoded by the exons ATGCGAGGGCACGCCGCGAGGGAGAGGATCCGctatcagcagcagcagatgcaggtggtggcggcggcgtcg gggggggggaggaggatgTAGGGGCTAGGGCCGAAGCGGAGCTCGAACAAGGACCGGCACACCAAGGTGGACGGCCAGGGACAACGGATTCGGATGCCGGCGTTGTGTGCTGCCCGGATCTTCCAGCTAACGCGGGAGCTCGGCCACAAGTCCGACGGTGAAACCGTCCAGTGGCTGCTCCAGCAGGCGGAGCCGGCAATCGTCACTGCCATGGGGACGGG GTCGGCGCTGACATCCGTCgcaccctccctcccttccccaAACTGCGCCCTCTCCAGgttgcaccaccaccaccaccacatgtGGGCTGCCGCCGCGGCGTTCGCCG GCCACATCGGGTTCGCGACCATGTTCGCCGCCCACGTGGCGGCGGCCATGCCGGGGCTAGAGCTAGGACACTCACAGGACGGCCACATTGGCGTGCTCTTCGCCCGGTCGCTCAGCCAGTTCTACCACCAGGTCGGCGGCGCCAGTGCCACTGGTCAACTGCCACACCCGCACCACCATCACCAACACCAtcaacagcagcaggaggacgGGGAGGATGACCGCGATGACGGCGAGTCCGATGAGGAGTCCGGGCAGTAG
- the LOC107277840 gene encoding uncharacterized protein → MPVTREIIAGAGAGSAAAAAAVLALLVAAAGGDELAAAVGSSSSIMPPCFHACFDQCVQREEYWFCQFSCYRRCGAGAIAIAIAAGRFSGTGDCEHACALSMCGQIDPGSKMMAVCRDTCGKSYAAAGCRRRPTSLTAAV, encoded by the coding sequence ATGCCTGTGACAAGGGAGATcatcgccggagccggagccggatcggcggcggcggcggcggctgtacTGGCGTTGCTggtcgcggccgccggcggtgacgaattagcggcggcggtgggtagcagcagcagcatcatgcCGCCCTGCTTCCACGCGTGCTTCGACCAGTGCGTGCAGCGCGAGGAGTACTGGTTCTGCCAGTTCTCCTGCTACCGCCggtgcggcgccggcgccatcgccatcgccatcgccgccggccgcttctCCGGCACCGGCGACTGCGAGCACGCGTGCGCGCTGTCCATGTGCGGCCAGATCGACCCGGGCAGCAAGATGATGGCCGTGTGCCGCGACACGTGCGGCAAGAgctacgccgccgccgggtgccgccgccggccgaccaGCCTTACGGCGGCAGTGTGA
- the LOC4326385 gene encoding leucine-rich repeat extensin-like protein 4 has translation MTTTTTTTNHSAKSILLLALLLVPHLAAASSGDALISQRRRLLDYHGGGGGHGGGDVYVDPSYTFPNARLRDAYVAMQAWKRAVLSDPHNVTGTWIGPDVCAYEGVFCAAARDDPHLVVVASVDLNHADMAGHLPDELGLLADLAVLHANSNRFCGAVPSTLERLHLLHELDLSNNRLVGAFPDVVLRLPSLRYLDLRFNDFEGPVPAELFDRPLDAIFLNSNRLRFRIPDNVGNSPASVLVLANNDFGGCLPASVANMSGTLDEIILMNTGLKSCIPPELGMLTGLAVLDVSHNSLMGAIPGELARLENIEQLDLGHNRLTGDVPEGICHLPHLQNFTYSYNFITGEPPVCMHVKAFDDRRNCIPGRPDQRPAEQCQFQNTHHVNCDAFRCKKFVLPSPPPPPPSPPPPSPPPPSPSPPPPSPPPPSPPPPSPSPPPPSPPPPSPPPPSPSPPPPSPPPPSPPPPSPVYYSSPPPPYYEVSPEDRYLSPPPPPAYHEAPPPPYYEVSPEDRYLSPPPPPAYQETPPPPPQYEVSPEDRYLSPPPPSPVKWKLPVYEYSSPPPPAATWKP, from the coding sequence atgacgacgacgacgacgacgacgaaccaCAGCGCCAAgagcatcctcctcctcgcgctcctcctcgtgccgcacctcgccgcggcgtcgtcgggaGATGCGCTGATcagccagcgccgccgcctgctcgactaccacggcggcggcggcggccatggcggcggcgacgtgtaCGTGGACCCGTCGTACACGTTCCCGAACGCGCGGCTCCGCGACGCGTACGTGGCGATGCAGGCGTGGAAGCGCGCCGTCCTGTCGGACCCGCACAACGTGACGGGGACGTGGATCGGGCCCGACGTGTGCGCCTACGAGGGCGTGTtctgcgcggcggcgcgggacgacccgcacctcgtcgtcgtcgcctccgtcgATCTCAACCACGCCGACATGGCGGGCCACCTCCCCGACGAGCTCGGCCTGCTCGCCGACCTCGCCGTGCTCCACGCCAACTCCAACCGCTTCTGCGGCGCCGTGCCGAGCACCCTCGAGaggctccacctcctccacgagCTCGACCTCAGCAACAACCGCCTCGTCGGCGCGTTCCCGGACGTCGTGCTCCGGCTGCCCAGCCTCCGGTACCTCGACCTCCGCTTCAACGACTTCGAGGGCCCCGTCCCGGCCGAGCTGTTCGACCGCCCGCTCGACGCCATCTTCCTCAACTCCAACCGCCTCCGCTTCCGGATCCCCGACAACGTCGGCAACTCGCCGGCGTCCGTGCTCGTGCTCGCCAACAACGACTTCGGCGGCTGCCTCCCGGCGTCCGTCGCCAACATGTCCGGCACGCTCGACGAGATCATCCTCATGAACACCGGGCTCAAGTCCTGCATCCCGCCGGAGCTCGGCATGCTCACCGGCCTCGCCGTGCTCGACGTCAGCCACAACAGCCTCATGGGCGCCATCCCCGGCGAGCTCGCCAGGCTCGAGAACATCGAGCAGCTCGACCTCGGGCACAACCGCCTCACCGGCGACGTGCCGGAGGGCATCTGCCACCTGCCGCACCTCCAGAACTTCACCTACTCCTACAACTTCATCACCGGCGAGCCGCCGGTGTGCATGCACGTCAAGGCGTTCGACGATCGCCGGAACTGCATCCCCGGCCGCCCCGACCAGAGGCCGGCGGAGCAGTGCCAATTCCAAAACACCCACCACGTCAACTGCGACGCATTCAGGTGCAAGAAGTTCGTCCTCccgtcgcctccgccaccgccaccatcgccgccgccgccgtctcctccaccgccgtcaccctctcctccaccaccttcacctcctcctccatctccaccaccaccatctccatcgcctcctccaccttctcccccgccgccgtctcctccaccaccatcgccatcgccgcctccaccatctccaccgcctccatctcctcctccgccatcgcCAGTGTActacagctcgccgccgccgccgtactacGAGGTTTCACCGGAGGACAGgtacctctcgccgccgccacctccggcgTACCAcgaggcgccgccaccgccgtacTACGAGGTGTCGCCGGAGGACAGGtacctgtcgccgccgccacctccagccTACCAagaaacgccgccgccgccgccgcagtacGAGGTGTCACCGGAGGACAGGTAcctgtcgccgccacctccatcaCCGGTGAAGTGGAAGCTGCCGGTGTACGAGtactcatcgccgccgccgccggcagcaacATGGAAGCCATAA
- the LOC4326388 gene encoding actin cytoskeleton-regulatory complex protein pan-1, with the protein MASRAAAVAVLLLAVAAAPLFAAASAHGRGYLGAKSWPPDGSLSSSSSGEAAAADVDDGHTDWKCYSSCMSKCCHRHDDDDDDKANAKANATAGAAAVGLDDDYKCKKQCLGNCFKDVPAVCYHKCVDDWCAKLPPYSSAKVQCYKKCGDKCFHHGPKPGPKPKPKPSPPKPKPGPKPKPPKPGPKPKPPKPGPKPKPKPPKPGPKPKPKPPKPGPKPKPGPPQPWWPIPFPKPPCPPGADGSSSAVDDKNN; encoded by the exons ATGGCCTccagagcggcggcggtcgccgtcctcctcctcgccgtggcggcggcgccgctcttcgccgcggcgagcgcgcaTGGCCGAGGCTACCTTGGTGCCAAG TCCTGGCCTCCTGACGGCAGCCTGAGCTCATCAAGCTCCGGCGAGGCTGCAGCGGCGGACGTCGACGACGGCCACACGGACTGGAAGTGCTACTCCTCCTGCATGAGCAAGTGCTGtcaccgccacgacgacgacgacgacgacaaggcCAATGCCAAGGCcaacgccaccgccggcgccgccgccgtcgggctcGACGATGACTACAAGTGCAAGAAGCAGTGCCTCGGCAACTGCTTCAAGGACGTGCCGGCCGTTTGCTACCACAAGTGCGTCGACGACTGGTGCGCGAAGCTGCCACCAT ATAGCTCCGCGAAGGTGCAGTGCTACAAGAAGTGCGGCGATAAATGCTTCCACCACGGCCCGAAGCCTgggcccaagcccaagcccaagccgaGCCCACCAAAACCCAAGCCTGGACCGAAGCCTAAGCCTCCCAAGCCTGGGCCGAAGCCGAAGCCTCCCAAGCCAgggccgaagccgaagccgaagccTCCAAAGCCAgggccgaagccgaagccgaagccgccGAAGCCCGGGCCGAAGCCGAAGCCAGGGCCGCCACAGCCCTGGTGGCCTATACCATTCCCGAAGCCGCCGTGTCCCCCCGGCGCCGacgggtcgtcgtcggcggtcGACGACAAGAACAACTGA